A stretch of the Danio rerio strain Tuebingen ecotype United States chromosome 18, GRCz12tu, whole genome shotgun sequence genome encodes the following:
- the ppfia1 gene encoding liprin-alpha-1 isoform X19 — MMCEVMPTISEAEVCSAGGALGSGSPVQTDSEGHFESLMVSMLEERDRLLDTLRETQENLCVAQSKLHEISHERDSLQRQLNSALPQEFAALTKEVNMCREQLLEREEEIAELKAERNNTRLLLEHLECLVSRHERSLRMTVVKRQAQSPAGVSSEVEVLKALKSLFEHHKALDEKVRERLRVALERCSILEEQLTASHKELMFMKEQNSQKKLIIDASAEINHSSDATPNANGKRLSDISVALDAGSVSEGDLQELMERQSKELLLLKERVASLISRESELEEDLDTARRDLIKSEDANSRLQRDLRESLAQKDDMEERITTLEKRYLSAQREATSVHDLNDKLENEIANKDSLLCQLEEKSRQLQERLELAEQKLQQTLRKAETLPEVEAELAQRVVALTKAEERHGNVEERLRQMEAQLEEKNQELLRARQREKMNEEHNKRLSETVDKLLSESNERLQLHLKERMTALEDKNALIRDLEHTKKMIEEAHHEKEQLLIQIETMRTEHERGRSRSNSLLHHGRSHMSGTPDFRYPVSVSSAMDSQYSGALVLRRPQKGRVSALRDEPSKTLDEQDWDRLQQANVLANVAHAFESDMDMSDVEDDRETVFSSMDLLSPAGQADAQTLALMLQEQLDAINNEIRMIQEEKECTALRAEQIESRVGSGDDLGSRFRPLPPSFHSSAHSEASPPGSGHSTPRRELDRMGVMTLPSDLRKHRRKCAQDDKATIRCETSPPSTPSSIRLHRGALHTASHEDLRDPRSAGLQDGASSNPSSSNSSQDSLNKGTKKKSIKSSIGRLFAKKEKSRAAAGRETAAPALAGSADGSGSQDSMTLSKLGPAEKNRKLQKKHELLEEACRQGLPFAQWDGPTVVVWLELWVGMPAWYVAACRANVKSGAIMSALSDTEIQREIGISNPLHRLKLRLAIQEIMSLTSPSAPPTSRTSSGNVWLTHEEMESLAATPPTTLAYGDMNHEWIGNDWLPSLGLPQYRSYFMESLVDARMLDHLTKKDLRSQLKMVDSFHRNSFQCGVMCLRRLNYDRKELERRREETQTEGNDVLVWTNERVVSWVQAIGLKDYAANLLESGVHGALIALDETFDHNALALLLQIPTQCTQARALLEQEYRQLLSGGTERRQEEDDDKSFRRAPSWRKKFRPKDVRGMSVSAADTLPASFRVSAGDANTAALINRKTQLDGGVSGVQRLDAAAVRTYSC; from the exons ATGATGTGCGAGGTGATGCCCACCATCAGTGAGGCGGAGGTCTGCAGTGCGGGCGGGGCTCTGGGCTCCGGGTCCCCAGTGCAGACGGACTCTGAGGGCCACTTTGAGTCTCTGATGGTGTCGATGCTGGAGGAGCGAGACCGGCTGCTGGACACACTGCGGGAAACACAGGAGAACCTGTGTGTGGCCCAGAGCAAACTCCACGAGATCAGCCACGAGAGAGACTCACTGCAGAGACAGCTGAACAGCGCACTGCCACAG GAGTTTGCTGCTCTGACGAAGGAAGTGAACATGTGTCGAGAGCAACTGCTGGAGCGAGAGGAGGAGATTGCAGAGCTGAAGGCCGAGAGGAACAACACACgc CTGCTGCTGGAGCATCTGGAGTGTCTGGTGTCTCGACACGAGCGCTCCCTCAGGATGACGGTGGTGAAGCGGCAGGCTCAGTCTCCAGCCGGCGTCTCCAGCGAGGTGGAAGTGCTCAAAGCCCTCAAATCCCTCTTTGAGCACCACAAGGCCCTGGATGAGAAG gtGCGTGAGCGTCTGCGTGTGGCGTTGGAGAGATGCAGCATTCTGGAGGAGCAGCTGACGGCCTCACACAAAGAG cttatGTTCATGAAGGAGCAGAACAGTCAGAAGAAGCTGATTATCGACGCATCAGCAGAAATCAACCACAGCTCTGATGCCACGCCAAATGCTAACGGCAAG CGTCTGTCAGACATATCCGTGGCTCTGGATGCGGGCAGTGTGTCTGAGGGGGATCTGCAGGAGCTGATGGAGCGTCAGAGTAAagagctgctgctgctgaagGAGAGAGTGGCGTCTCTGATCAGCCGAGAGTCTGAGCTGGAGGAGGATCTGGACACGGCCCGCAGAGACCTCATCAAGAGTGAAGACGCCAACAGCCGACTGCAGAGAGACCTGCGagag TCTCTAGCGCAGAAGGATGATATGGAGGAGCGCATCACCACGCTGGAGAAACGATACCTGTCGGCTCAGAGGGAAGCCACGTCTGTGCACGACCTCAACGACAAGCTGGAGAACGAGATCGCCAACAAGGACTCGCTGCTCTGCCAG ctggaGGAGAAGAGCCGTCAGCTGCAGGAGAGGCTGGAGTTGGCGGAACAGAAGCTCCAGCAGACGCTCCGTAAGGCCGAGACGCTGCCCGAGGTGGAGGCAGAGCTGGCGCAGAGAGTCGTGGCCCTCACCAAG gcGGAGGAGCGTCATGGGAATGTGGAGGAGCGTCTGCGGCAGATGGAGGCGCAATTGGAGGAGAAGAACCAGGAGCTGCTGAGG GCGCGTCAGCGGGAGAAGATGAACGAGGAGCACAACAAGCGTCTGTCGGAGACGGTGGACAAACTGCTGTCAGAGTCCAACGAGAGGCTGCAGCTGCACCTGAAGGAGCGCATGACGGCGCTGGAGGacaag AACGCCCTGATCCGAGACCTGGAGCACACCAAGAAGATGATCGAGGAGGCGCACCAtgagaag gAGCAGCTGCTCATCCAGATCGAGACCATGAGGACGGAGCACGAGAGGGGCCGCAGTAGGAGCAACTCACTGCTGCATCATGG CCGTTCCCACATGAGCGGGACTCCAGATTTCCGGTACCCGGTGTCGGTGTCGTCAGCGATGGACAGTCAGTACAGCGGTGCGCTGGTGCTCAGGAGACCTCAGAAGGGGAGAGTGTCTGCACTCAGAGACGAGCCGTCcaag ACGCTGGACGAGCAGGACTGGGACCGGCTGCAGCAGGCTAATGTTCTGGCTAACGTAGCGCACGCGTTTGAGAGCGACATGGACATGTCAGACGTGGAGGACGACAGAGAGACGGTCTTCAGCTCCATGGACCTGCTGTCTCCTGCTGGACAGGCGGACGCTCAGACGCTAGCGCTAATGCTACAGGAGCAGCTGGACGCCATCAACAACGAGatacg gatgaTCCAGGAGGAGAAGGAGTGTACGGCGCTGCGGGCGGAGCAGATCGAGTCTCGGGTGGGCAGCGGTGATGATCTGGGCAGCCGCTTCCGCCCGCTGCCGCCCTCCTTCCACAGCTCCGCCCACAGCGAGGCGTCGCCGCCCGGATCAGGACACTCCACCCCCCGCCGAGAGCTGGACCGCATGGGGGTCATGACCCtg CCTAGTGATCTGCGCAAACACCGCAGGAAG tGTGCGCAGGATGATAAAGCCACCATCCGCTGTGAGACGTCTCCTCCCTCCACCCCTTCCTCCATCAGGCTGCACAGAGGAGCGCTGCACACCGCCAGCCATGAGGACCTCCGGGACCCCCGCAg cgcgGGGCTCCAGGACGGGGCCTCCAGTAACCCCAGCAGCAGTAACAGCAGTCAGGACTCCCTCAATAAAGGCACCAAGAAGAAGAGCATCAAGTCCTCCATCGGCCGGCTGTTCGCCAAGAAGGAGAAGAGCAGAGCTGCTGCGGGCCGAGAGACAGCTGcgccag CTCTGGCAGGATCAGCAGACGGCAGCGGCTCTCAGGACTCTATGACCCTCAGTAAGCTGGGCCCCGCCGAGAAGAACCGCAAACTGCAGAAGAA gcatgAGCTGCTGGAGGAGGCGTGTCGTCAGGGTCTGCCCTTTGCTCAGTGGGACGGTCCTACAGTGGTGGTGTGGCTGGAg CTGTGGGTGGGGATGCCCGCCTGGTACGTGGCGGCGTGTCGTGCCAATGTGAAGAGCGGCGCCATCATGTCTGCGCTGTCGGACACagagatccagcgggagatcggCATCAGTAACCCGCTGCACCGGCTCAAGCTGAGACTCGCCATCCAGGAGATCATGTCCCTCACCAGCCCCTCAGCCCCGCCCACCTCCAgaacg TCTTCAGGGAATGTGTGGCTCACTCATGAGGAGATGGAGAGTCTGGCTGCGACGCCGCCCACG ACTCTGGCTTATGGGGACATGAACCATGAGTGGATCGGGAACGACTGGCTGCCCAGTCTGGGTCTGCCGCAGTACCGCAGCTACTTCATGGAGTCGCTGGTGGACGCCCGCATGCTGGACCACCTGACCAAGAAGGACCTGCGCAGCCAGCTGAAGATGGTGGACAGCttccacag GAACAGTTTTCAGTGTGGTGTGATGTGTCTGAGACGGCTGAACTACGACAGGAAAGAGCTGGAGCGCAGACGAGAGGAGACGCAGACAGAAGGCaacg atgtgcTGGTGTGGACGAATGAGCGTGTGGTGAGCTGGGTCCAGGCGATCGGGCTGAAGGATTACGCTGCCAATCTGCTGGAGAGCGGCGTTCACGGAGCGCTCATCGCCCTCGACGAAACCTTCGACCACAACGCCCTCGCCCTCCTGCTGCAGATCCCTACACAGTGCACTCAG gcgcgGGCACTGCTGGAGCAGGAGTACAGGCAGCTGCTGAGCGGTGGGACGGAAAGACGGCaggaggag gatgaTGATAAGAGTTTCCGGCGTGCTCCATCTTGGAGGAAGAAGTTCAGGCCTAAAGACGTGCGCGGTATGAGTGTGAGCGCGGCGGACACACTGCCGGCCAGCTTCAGGGTGAGCGCAGGAGACGCCAACACTGCTGCCCTCATCAACAGGAAAACACAGCTGGACG GTGGTGTGAGTGGAGTTCAGCGTCTGGATGCGGCTGCCGTCAGGACCTACTCCTGCTGA
- the ppfia1 gene encoding liprin-alpha-1 isoform X26 codes for MMCEVMPTISEAEVCSAGGALGSGSPVQTDSEGHFESLMVSMLEERDRLLDTLRETQENLCVAQSKLHEISHERDSLQRQLNSALPQEFAALTKEVNMCREQLLEREEEIAELKAERNNTRLLLEHLECLVSRHERSLRMTVVKRQAQSPAGVSSEVEVLKALKSLFEHHKALDEKVRERLRVALERCSILEEQLTASHKELMFMKEQNSQKKLIIDASAEINHSSDATPNANGKQRLSDISVALDAGSVSEGDLQELMERQSKELLLLKERVASLISRESELEEDLDTARRDLIKSEDANSRLQRDLRESLAQKDDMEERITTLEKRYLSAQREATSVHDLNDKLENEIANKDSLLCQLEEKSRQLQERLELAEQKLQQTLRKAETLPEVEAELAQRVVALTKAEERHGNVEERLRQMEAQLEEKNQELLRARQREKMNEEHNKRLSETVDKLLSESNERLQLHLKERMTALEDKNALIRDLEHTKKMIEEAHHEKEQLLIQIETMRTEHERGRSRSNSLLHHGRSHMSGTPDFRYPVSVSSAMDSQYSGALVLRRPQKGRVSALRDEPSKTLDEQDWDRLQQANVLANVAHAFESDMDMSDVEDDRETVFSSMDLLSPAGQADAQTLALMLQEQLDAINNEIRMIQEEKECTALRAEQIESRVGSGDDLGSRFRPLPPSFHSSAHSEASPPGSGHSTPRRELDRMGVMTLCAQDDKATIRCETSPPSTPSSIRLHRGALHTASHEDLRDPRSAGLQDGASSNPSSSNSSQDSLNKGTKKKSIKSSIGRLFAKKEKSRAAAGRETAAPALAGSADGSGSQDSMTLSKLGPAEKNRKLQKKHELLEEACRQGLPFAQWDGPTVVVWLELWVGMPAWYVAACRANVKSGAIMSALSDTEIQREIGISNPLHRLKLRLAIQEIMSLTSPSAPPTSRTSSGNVWLTHEEMESLAATPPTTLAYGDMNHEWIGNDWLPSLGLPQYRSYFMESLVDARMLDHLTKKDLRSQLKMVDSFHRNSFQCGVMCLRRLNYDRKELERRREETQTEGNDVLVWTNERVVSWVQAIGLKDYAANLLESGVHGALIALDETFDHNALALLLQIPTQCTQARALLEQEYRQLLSGGTERRQEEDDDKSFRRAPSWRKKFRPKDVRGMSVSAADTLPASFRVSAGDANTAALINRKTQLDGGVSGVQRLDAAAVRTYSC; via the exons ATGATGTGCGAGGTGATGCCCACCATCAGTGAGGCGGAGGTCTGCAGTGCGGGCGGGGCTCTGGGCTCCGGGTCCCCAGTGCAGACGGACTCTGAGGGCCACTTTGAGTCTCTGATGGTGTCGATGCTGGAGGAGCGAGACCGGCTGCTGGACACACTGCGGGAAACACAGGAGAACCTGTGTGTGGCCCAGAGCAAACTCCACGAGATCAGCCACGAGAGAGACTCACTGCAGAGACAGCTGAACAGCGCACTGCCACAG GAGTTTGCTGCTCTGACGAAGGAAGTGAACATGTGTCGAGAGCAACTGCTGGAGCGAGAGGAGGAGATTGCAGAGCTGAAGGCCGAGAGGAACAACACACgc CTGCTGCTGGAGCATCTGGAGTGTCTGGTGTCTCGACACGAGCGCTCCCTCAGGATGACGGTGGTGAAGCGGCAGGCTCAGTCTCCAGCCGGCGTCTCCAGCGAGGTGGAAGTGCTCAAAGCCCTCAAATCCCTCTTTGAGCACCACAAGGCCCTGGATGAGAAG gtGCGTGAGCGTCTGCGTGTGGCGTTGGAGAGATGCAGCATTCTGGAGGAGCAGCTGACGGCCTCACACAAAGAG cttatGTTCATGAAGGAGCAGAACAGTCAGAAGAAGCTGATTATCGACGCATCAGCAGAAATCAACCACAGCTCTGATGCCACGCCAAATGCTAACGGCAAG cAGCGTCTGTCAGACATATCCGTGGCTCTGGATGCGGGCAGTGTGTCTGAGGGGGATCTGCAGGAGCTGATGGAGCGTCAGAGTAAagagctgctgctgctgaagGAGAGAGTGGCGTCTCTGATCAGCCGAGAGTCTGAGCTGGAGGAGGATCTGGACACGGCCCGCAGAGACCTCATCAAGAGTGAAGACGCCAACAGCCGACTGCAGAGAGACCTGCGagag TCTCTAGCGCAGAAGGATGATATGGAGGAGCGCATCACCACGCTGGAGAAACGATACCTGTCGGCTCAGAGGGAAGCCACGTCTGTGCACGACCTCAACGACAAGCTGGAGAACGAGATCGCCAACAAGGACTCGCTGCTCTGCCAG ctggaGGAGAAGAGCCGTCAGCTGCAGGAGAGGCTGGAGTTGGCGGAACAGAAGCTCCAGCAGACGCTCCGTAAGGCCGAGACGCTGCCCGAGGTGGAGGCAGAGCTGGCGCAGAGAGTCGTGGCCCTCACCAAG gcGGAGGAGCGTCATGGGAATGTGGAGGAGCGTCTGCGGCAGATGGAGGCGCAATTGGAGGAGAAGAACCAGGAGCTGCTGAGG GCGCGTCAGCGGGAGAAGATGAACGAGGAGCACAACAAGCGTCTGTCGGAGACGGTGGACAAACTGCTGTCAGAGTCCAACGAGAGGCTGCAGCTGCACCTGAAGGAGCGCATGACGGCGCTGGAGGacaag AACGCCCTGATCCGAGACCTGGAGCACACCAAGAAGATGATCGAGGAGGCGCACCAtgagaag gAGCAGCTGCTCATCCAGATCGAGACCATGAGGACGGAGCACGAGAGGGGCCGCAGTAGGAGCAACTCACTGCTGCATCATGG CCGTTCCCACATGAGCGGGACTCCAGATTTCCGGTACCCGGTGTCGGTGTCGTCAGCGATGGACAGTCAGTACAGCGGTGCGCTGGTGCTCAGGAGACCTCAGAAGGGGAGAGTGTCTGCACTCAGAGACGAGCCGTCcaag ACGCTGGACGAGCAGGACTGGGACCGGCTGCAGCAGGCTAATGTTCTGGCTAACGTAGCGCACGCGTTTGAGAGCGACATGGACATGTCAGACGTGGAGGACGACAGAGAGACGGTCTTCAGCTCCATGGACCTGCTGTCTCCTGCTGGACAGGCGGACGCTCAGACGCTAGCGCTAATGCTACAGGAGCAGCTGGACGCCATCAACAACGAGatacg gatgaTCCAGGAGGAGAAGGAGTGTACGGCGCTGCGGGCGGAGCAGATCGAGTCTCGGGTGGGCAGCGGTGATGATCTGGGCAGCCGCTTCCGCCCGCTGCCGCCCTCCTTCCACAGCTCCGCCCACAGCGAGGCGTCGCCGCCCGGATCAGGACACTCCACCCCCCGCCGAGAGCTGGACCGCATGGGGGTCATGACCCtg tGTGCGCAGGATGATAAAGCCACCATCCGCTGTGAGACGTCTCCTCCCTCCACCCCTTCCTCCATCAGGCTGCACAGAGGAGCGCTGCACACCGCCAGCCATGAGGACCTCCGGGACCCCCGCAg cgcgGGGCTCCAGGACGGGGCCTCCAGTAACCCCAGCAGCAGTAACAGCAGTCAGGACTCCCTCAATAAAGGCACCAAGAAGAAGAGCATCAAGTCCTCCATCGGCCGGCTGTTCGCCAAGAAGGAGAAGAGCAGAGCTGCTGCGGGCCGAGAGACAGCTGcgccag CTCTGGCAGGATCAGCAGACGGCAGCGGCTCTCAGGACTCTATGACCCTCAGTAAGCTGGGCCCCGCCGAGAAGAACCGCAAACTGCAGAAGAA gcatgAGCTGCTGGAGGAGGCGTGTCGTCAGGGTCTGCCCTTTGCTCAGTGGGACGGTCCTACAGTGGTGGTGTGGCTGGAg CTGTGGGTGGGGATGCCCGCCTGGTACGTGGCGGCGTGTCGTGCCAATGTGAAGAGCGGCGCCATCATGTCTGCGCTGTCGGACACagagatccagcgggagatcggCATCAGTAACCCGCTGCACCGGCTCAAGCTGAGACTCGCCATCCAGGAGATCATGTCCCTCACCAGCCCCTCAGCCCCGCCCACCTCCAgaacg TCTTCAGGGAATGTGTGGCTCACTCATGAGGAGATGGAGAGTCTGGCTGCGACGCCGCCCACG ACTCTGGCTTATGGGGACATGAACCATGAGTGGATCGGGAACGACTGGCTGCCCAGTCTGGGTCTGCCGCAGTACCGCAGCTACTTCATGGAGTCGCTGGTGGACGCCCGCATGCTGGACCACCTGACCAAGAAGGACCTGCGCAGCCAGCTGAAGATGGTGGACAGCttccacag GAACAGTTTTCAGTGTGGTGTGATGTGTCTGAGACGGCTGAACTACGACAGGAAAGAGCTGGAGCGCAGACGAGAGGAGACGCAGACAGAAGGCaacg atgtgcTGGTGTGGACGAATGAGCGTGTGGTGAGCTGGGTCCAGGCGATCGGGCTGAAGGATTACGCTGCCAATCTGCTGGAGAGCGGCGTTCACGGAGCGCTCATCGCCCTCGACGAAACCTTCGACCACAACGCCCTCGCCCTCCTGCTGCAGATCCCTACACAGTGCACTCAG gcgcgGGCACTGCTGGAGCAGGAGTACAGGCAGCTGCTGAGCGGTGGGACGGAAAGACGGCaggaggag gatgaTGATAAGAGTTTCCGGCGTGCTCCATCTTGGAGGAAGAAGTTCAGGCCTAAAGACGTGCGCGGTATGAGTGTGAGCGCGGCGGACACACTGCCGGCCAGCTTCAGGGTGAGCGCAGGAGACGCCAACACTGCTGCCCTCATCAACAGGAAAACACAGCTGGACG GTGGTGTGAGTGGAGTTCAGCGTCTGGATGCGGCTGCCGTCAGGACCTACTCCTGCTGA
- the ppfia1 gene encoding liprin-alpha-1 isoform X35, which translates to MMCEVMPTISEAEVCSAGGALGSGSPVQTDSEGHFESLMVSMLEERDRLLDTLRETQENLCVAQSKLHEISHERDSLQRQLNSALPQEFAALTKEVNMCREQLLEREEEIAELKAERNNTRLLLEHLECLVSRHERSLRMTVVKRQAQSPAGVSSEVEVLKALKSLFEHHKALDEKVRERLRVALERCSILEEQLTASHKELMFMKEQNSQKKLIIDASAEINHSSDATPNANGKQRLSDISVALDAGSVSEGDLQELMERQSKELLLLKERVASLISRESELEEDLDTARRDLIKSEDANSRLQRDLRESLAQKDDMEERITTLEKRYLSAQREATSVHDLNDKLENEIANKDSLLCQLEEKSRQLQERLELAEQKLQQTLRKAETLPEVEAELAQRVVALTKAEERHGNVEERLRQMEAQLEEKNQELLRARQREKMNEEHNKRLSETVDKLLSESNERLQLHLKERMTALEDKNALIRDLEHTKKMIEEAHHEKEQLLIQIETMRTEHERGRSRSNSLLHHGRSHMSGTPDFRYPVSVSSAMDSQYSGALVLRRPQKGRVSALRDEPSKVQTLDEQDWDRLQQANVLANVAHAFESDMDMSDVEDDRETVFSSMDLLSPAGQADAQTLALMLQEQLDAINNEIRMIQEEKECTALRAEQIESRVGSGDDLGSRFRPLPPSFHSSAHSEASPPGSGHSTPRRELDRMGVMTLCAQDDKATIRCETSPPSTPSSIRLHRGALHTASHEDLRDPRSAGLQDGASSNPSSSNSSQDSLNKGTKKKSIKSSIGRLFAKKEKSRAAAGRETAAPALAGSADGSGSQDSMTLSKLGPAEKNRKLQKNRSPQSGHELLEEACRQGLPFAQWDGPTVVVWLELWVGMPAWYVAACRANVKSGAIMSALSDTEIQREIGISNPLHRLKLRLAIQEIMSLTSPSAPPTSRTTLAYGDMNHEWIGNDWLPSLGLPQYRSYFMESLVDARMLDHLTKKDLRSQLKMVDSFHRNSFQCGVMCLRRLNYDRKELERRREETQTEGNDVLVWTNERVVSWVQAIGLKDYAANLLESGVHGALIALDETFDHNALALLLQIPTQCTQARALLEQEYRQLLSGGTERRQEEDDDKSFRRAPSWRKKFRPKDVRGMSVSAADTLPASFRVSAGDANTAALINRKTQLDGGVSGVQRLDAAAVRTYSC; encoded by the exons ATGATGTGCGAGGTGATGCCCACCATCAGTGAGGCGGAGGTCTGCAGTGCGGGCGGGGCTCTGGGCTCCGGGTCCCCAGTGCAGACGGACTCTGAGGGCCACTTTGAGTCTCTGATGGTGTCGATGCTGGAGGAGCGAGACCGGCTGCTGGACACACTGCGGGAAACACAGGAGAACCTGTGTGTGGCCCAGAGCAAACTCCACGAGATCAGCCACGAGAGAGACTCACTGCAGAGACAGCTGAACAGCGCACTGCCACAG GAGTTTGCTGCTCTGACGAAGGAAGTGAACATGTGTCGAGAGCAACTGCTGGAGCGAGAGGAGGAGATTGCAGAGCTGAAGGCCGAGAGGAACAACACACgc CTGCTGCTGGAGCATCTGGAGTGTCTGGTGTCTCGACACGAGCGCTCCCTCAGGATGACGGTGGTGAAGCGGCAGGCTCAGTCTCCAGCCGGCGTCTCCAGCGAGGTGGAAGTGCTCAAAGCCCTCAAATCCCTCTTTGAGCACCACAAGGCCCTGGATGAGAAG gtGCGTGAGCGTCTGCGTGTGGCGTTGGAGAGATGCAGCATTCTGGAGGAGCAGCTGACGGCCTCACACAAAGAG cttatGTTCATGAAGGAGCAGAACAGTCAGAAGAAGCTGATTATCGACGCATCAGCAGAAATCAACCACAGCTCTGATGCCACGCCAAATGCTAACGGCAAG cAGCGTCTGTCAGACATATCCGTGGCTCTGGATGCGGGCAGTGTGTCTGAGGGGGATCTGCAGGAGCTGATGGAGCGTCAGAGTAAagagctgctgctgctgaagGAGAGAGTGGCGTCTCTGATCAGCCGAGAGTCTGAGCTGGAGGAGGATCTGGACACGGCCCGCAGAGACCTCATCAAGAGTGAAGACGCCAACAGCCGACTGCAGAGAGACCTGCGagag TCTCTAGCGCAGAAGGATGATATGGAGGAGCGCATCACCACGCTGGAGAAACGATACCTGTCGGCTCAGAGGGAAGCCACGTCTGTGCACGACCTCAACGACAAGCTGGAGAACGAGATCGCCAACAAGGACTCGCTGCTCTGCCAG ctggaGGAGAAGAGCCGTCAGCTGCAGGAGAGGCTGGAGTTGGCGGAACAGAAGCTCCAGCAGACGCTCCGTAAGGCCGAGACGCTGCCCGAGGTGGAGGCAGAGCTGGCGCAGAGAGTCGTGGCCCTCACCAAG gcGGAGGAGCGTCATGGGAATGTGGAGGAGCGTCTGCGGCAGATGGAGGCGCAATTGGAGGAGAAGAACCAGGAGCTGCTGAGG GCGCGTCAGCGGGAGAAGATGAACGAGGAGCACAACAAGCGTCTGTCGGAGACGGTGGACAAACTGCTGTCAGAGTCCAACGAGAGGCTGCAGCTGCACCTGAAGGAGCGCATGACGGCGCTGGAGGacaag AACGCCCTGATCCGAGACCTGGAGCACACCAAGAAGATGATCGAGGAGGCGCACCAtgagaag gAGCAGCTGCTCATCCAGATCGAGACCATGAGGACGGAGCACGAGAGGGGCCGCAGTAGGAGCAACTCACTGCTGCATCATGG CCGTTCCCACATGAGCGGGACTCCAGATTTCCGGTACCCGGTGTCGGTGTCGTCAGCGATGGACAGTCAGTACAGCGGTGCGCTGGTGCTCAGGAGACCTCAGAAGGGGAGAGTGTCTGCACTCAGAGACGAGCCGTCcaag GTGCAGACGCTGGACGAGCAGGACTGGGACCGGCTGCAGCAGGCTAATGTTCTGGCTAACGTAGCGCACGCGTTTGAGAGCGACATGGACATGTCAGACGTGGAGGACGACAGAGAGACGGTCTTCAGCTCCATGGACCTGCTGTCTCCTGCTGGACAGGCGGACGCTCAGACGCTAGCGCTAATGCTACAGGAGCAGCTGGACGCCATCAACAACGAGatacg gatgaTCCAGGAGGAGAAGGAGTGTACGGCGCTGCGGGCGGAGCAGATCGAGTCTCGGGTGGGCAGCGGTGATGATCTGGGCAGCCGCTTCCGCCCGCTGCCGCCCTCCTTCCACAGCTCCGCCCACAGCGAGGCGTCGCCGCCCGGATCAGGACACTCCACCCCCCGCCGAGAGCTGGACCGCATGGGGGTCATGACCCtg tGTGCGCAGGATGATAAAGCCACCATCCGCTGTGAGACGTCTCCTCCCTCCACCCCTTCCTCCATCAGGCTGCACAGAGGAGCGCTGCACACCGCCAGCCATGAGGACCTCCGGGACCCCCGCAg cgcgGGGCTCCAGGACGGGGCCTCCAGTAACCCCAGCAGCAGTAACAGCAGTCAGGACTCCCTCAATAAAGGCACCAAGAAGAAGAGCATCAAGTCCTCCATCGGCCGGCTGTTCGCCAAGAAGGAGAAGAGCAGAGCTGCTGCGGGCCGAGAGACAGCTGcgccag CTCTGGCAGGATCAGCAGACGGCAGCGGCTCTCAGGACTCTATGACCCTCAGTAAGCTGGGCCCCGCCGAGAAGAACCGCAAACTGCAGAAGAA TCGTAGCCCACAGTCAGG gcatgAGCTGCTGGAGGAGGCGTGTCGTCAGGGTCTGCCCTTTGCTCAGTGGGACGGTCCTACAGTGGTGGTGTGGCTGGAg CTGTGGGTGGGGATGCCCGCCTGGTACGTGGCGGCGTGTCGTGCCAATGTGAAGAGCGGCGCCATCATGTCTGCGCTGTCGGACACagagatccagcgggagatcggCATCAGTAACCCGCTGCACCGGCTCAAGCTGAGACTCGCCATCCAGGAGATCATGTCCCTCACCAGCCCCTCAGCCCCGCCCACCTCCAgaacg ACTCTGGCTTATGGGGACATGAACCATGAGTGGATCGGGAACGACTGGCTGCCCAGTCTGGGTCTGCCGCAGTACCGCAGCTACTTCATGGAGTCGCTGGTGGACGCCCGCATGCTGGACCACCTGACCAAGAAGGACCTGCGCAGCCAGCTGAAGATGGTGGACAGCttccacag GAACAGTTTTCAGTGTGGTGTGATGTGTCTGAGACGGCTGAACTACGACAGGAAAGAGCTGGAGCGCAGACGAGAGGAGACGCAGACAGAAGGCaacg atgtgcTGGTGTGGACGAATGAGCGTGTGGTGAGCTGGGTCCAGGCGATCGGGCTGAAGGATTACGCTGCCAATCTGCTGGAGAGCGGCGTTCACGGAGCGCTCATCGCCCTCGACGAAACCTTCGACCACAACGCCCTCGCCCTCCTGCTGCAGATCCCTACACAGTGCACTCAG gcgcgGGCACTGCTGGAGCAGGAGTACAGGCAGCTGCTGAGCGGTGGGACGGAAAGACGGCaggaggag gatgaTGATAAGAGTTTCCGGCGTGCTCCATCTTGGAGGAAGAAGTTCAGGCCTAAAGACGTGCGCGGTATGAGTGTGAGCGCGGCGGACACACTGCCGGCCAGCTTCAGGGTGAGCGCAGGAGACGCCAACACTGCTGCCCTCATCAACAGGAAAACACAGCTGGACG GTGGTGTGAGTGGAGTTCAGCGTCTGGATGCGGCTGCCGTCAGGACCTACTCCTGCTGA